The sequence below is a genomic window from Acropora palmata chromosome 5, jaAcrPala1.3, whole genome shotgun sequence.
TGTTGTGTtctgactttttcttttttcttgtttttttttttttttctggtgatTAAGGAACTGAATTCGTGGTTCAGTGGTCAGATGTAATCGTGGATAGCCATCCTGAAGGTAAGTTAAACAAACGATTCATGATCACTTTCAGGTAACATGCACATATTAAGTTGATatgatataaacactttgaagaactgaaaaagGGATTCTGTTCCGAGGGTTTTTTCATCGGATAATGACTCGGGGAAGATcggggaaactcggaaaaaccCGAGTGCTTTTATAACAGAAGTCGAATCTGCAGCACGATGAAACATTTCAAGTGCAGATGCTCTACGGCTCAGTGAACCATAAGGGCTGAACTGTGTTCCGTTATAAATTACATgttcatttaattttcagcTGGTGGCTTCACGTTTCAGTGTGTGCTTAACAAGACCggtgaaatcaaatttttgtatcaCAAGATCCCGTTTCCAgttcaaaacatttcagaTGAAGTTCATCCGGTTACCATTGGTATCTCAGATGCTTATTATGTGGACAAGCTGACACACTATTACGGCATTTGTAAGTAACGCGCTAAACTCTCTACTCATGtgcttctttatttgaaaaccaACTTGTTACCGAACAAATGAGATGCATACTTGAAGTACTGATCAGACGATAATACTCCTGTCTTGTACCCAGGTTTGTCTCTCAACCCTGAAAACGAGATAAAAGATTTCCATGAAAATTTCGATTTCTCTTGGCTGTGAATTACATAATTGACCAAATTAGAGTCGGGTTCAATTGCAtcctttcaatgttttttttttttcttttaaatttattgattGAGTAGAGGAACAAATGTCTTGAGGAAAAAGGCCGATTAGCAATTTCTAGAGCCAATTGGAGACAAAACgttgagctgttttttttttttttaaggtctTACGAACTCTTCAAAAAATAAGCAGTCTATAAATGTGTTATTACTTAAGGCCCGGCCAAACGGAtccaacatcatccaacattgttgaatccaacattgttggatGATGTTGCACAGTGTTCAACGAGGTGGCCAAACGAACGCAACATGTTGGCTTCTGAGGCCGACTATTTTGGTCTTGATGTCATTAAGATCTATCTCCACTTCGTTTTCGATCTCTTCATAAGCCCGCTCTCTCTATTCCCTGACATGATACTCCTTACAAAATACGTCCCACAGACATGGTCTTTCTTCCAGTAGTTCGATAAGTCTATCGACGTCCGCGTCACACCATCTTCTCGATTTCCTCGATCTCCCGTTTTCAACAGTTGctttgcttttcctttttctatttGCCGAGAGATCGCTAGTGCGATCTTCGCCGAGTGAATGGAAACTTTCCTCATTGGCCATACCGTATCTTTAAAACCACGCGGCAACGCCGAAGCAACTCTAAACGGTCGATAATTGCCATGGATAGAGATACCCGCAAGTCAGCTTAGTGGGCATGCGCGcgttcaacaatgttgaacaCGGTGGCCAAACGaatgcaacatttttgttcacacctgagaacaaaagaaatgttggatgatgttgaAGTCGATGTTTGATAGAATTCAAACTTCGTtcaacatcatccaacatcATGCAACATCGTGCAACATGGTGGCCAAACGAGTGCAACATGTTGGATTCAACAATGTTGGATGGTGTTGCATCAACATGTTGGATCCGTTTGGCCGGGCCTTTagaatagggagtttaagatctacgacgcgacagtagcaaaaacgtcgctcaaaattgcaagttcaagtttttcaatctatttcgccattatgtcagtttgtttaacttttgaaagctagcggaactacccaaGAACTGAATTCAGAGGTCCGGTGTCAACGCGAGGAAAGataattcaaatttgcgcctgagtgttcacgttctctgtaaaacttaagaaatggtcatttcacatcGCAGATTTGcagagaacttgaaagaaatgcacggaattaaaaaaagcacgtgaagggcgtgcaaaacttttgtttttgtcaattaagtatgtaAATTTTGTGGGgtcgtcgctgcagtcgcgtcgttgatcttaaactccctaatatcgTACTTAACCCCGCTGGGCccgaagatgtaactaagcaacatttctgtaaaacactctgaagaaaactccgtGTCCggggaagtttcaaagatctGGAAatatcggatcgaaatcggcagagttcgttgagggctcggattctattgttgcactcactcactcagaaggacagcgTAGTAGCTTTATTAAATACGCCTAAGAGGTAGCAAGCTTCAAAAATGATCAtccaacctcattcccagggcCCCTTTGGTGATGGAAACGAGTcctaggaacgaggttgatgAACACTATACTCACATcactttcattatttttaggGAGATTATTTCGCACGTTTTATACTTACAACGCTGTGCAAATCAATCAAAGCTGGCCGGGAAATAACACCGCAGTTATTTTTCGCCCAAAACCAAGTAAGACCATTTACTATTTCAACTGGAACATTTGGCATCGAACGAATCGACGGATGTCAAGTTACAACCGTAAGATTCCCAAGCTGGCCTTTTAATAGTTAGCCTTTCTATCTACTACTTTTAACCGTCAACTTGAATTCTTTCAGTCCAAAGAAGGTCATGGCGTGTCGGTTAATCGCTGTTACATTTATCCAGAGTTATATGTCTATTAACTCTGATATATCCATATTAATATTACAAGCAGATCTTGTTGGAATCTGATTGACCAGTGGATGAGTCCAGTCTTGAAAAGAACTGTTGTTGATGGCTGACATTTTGACAACTGGCGCGTCACTCGCGACTGCGAATGTTATCCTCGGAATCAAAGACTTAAAGTTGTCCTCTGAATTGATTGGTCAACTGAAATGTGATGTTATTTGTTGTCTGTTGGTTGCAGCTGAAGGGCTCCTTCGTCGTCCGCAAAATTACCCTAAATTCTTTGCCTTATTTTTCTCTCAGGCTGCATCACTGCAAGATCATGCGAAGAATGTTCTGAGAGAAGAGAATCCACTGCGTTTAACTGCTTTTGGTGCCACAAGCTTACAAGGTTTTCAGCTTTTTCATATTAAGAAACAGGGCTTCAATAGTTGACCTCATTATCCTAAACATAGCTTGTAATCAAGTATTTTTATATCAGTAAACGGTATGTTCGTTTTGCCTTGGTAACATTTTATGAAAAGACTAAAACACATTTTCCTGCTTTTCTGGACATGGGCGGCGGCTCTTGCTTTTGAGTCTGTAGGAGGTGAAACTCTAAAGTATGACCAGTTGGCCACTGAGGAGGTCTTTCCCGTACCCTTCATCTCAGCTTGTTCCAGGAACACAGATGATCAGGACGAGCGAAATTGCGGCGAGCGCTAGAAAAACTCCGGCGAAGACCAGCAGTGAGGAGTCGCCTCCACTCGTCGTAGTCCGTTCCCTTTTTTTGCAACCACGCGTTTTCCTTTGCCCCGTTCCTACGAACTGAGAGCATGGTACACGTTACCTTCACCTTGTCCCTAGGATTTTGTCCTCTTTCGTGCTTCCTCGATTACAACATTCTTCTCTTAATAAATATCTTATTTCATAGATGTTCAGATGGGTTTGATCGTCATAGGCCAGAGTGGCTCTCCTCGGGCTGCAACTCAACAGGAATACAccaagtaatttttttcatctgtttcCGCAGCGATCATTCATTTGACAGTGCAGCCTGCAGGCAAGAGCTGAAAAGAAGAGAGAACTGGGCACACATGTACACTTTCGCCATGTCTCTCACCTTTTGAGCGTTTTGCAAAGGGCAatgaaaaaccaaatttttatcgtAGACCGTGACTAGTTTTTTTCACCGCTTGAATAgagagatttaaaaaaaatgatattttcaacttcagTTGATCGATTGTCTGTTCCTTGAATGTAGGTGGGAAAATGTTTTAGTCAAGAAACCCATGTCGAGGCTAAAGAAAAGGAAGGCCTGGCTCCGTGGATAATAGCTGTCATTTGTGCATTCGCTGTGGTCCTTTTTGTGTTCGTCGCGTGGTTACTCTATGCCTTCACTCATCCAAATTCTAGATCTGGACTTTGCCTTATCCAGGTTTGCAAAAATTCTCCTGCCGAGGTCTCAGTTGGAAAAGTATGAGGCAGACGACAGACAAACGAGTTAGCGAAATACAACAACACATGCGCAAGAATTCTAATTTACGAGGCTCCCTCGAGTCAAGTAATCTAAGAGTCTCGAATGTGCATTGTATTTCGCTCGCTCTTACGTCTGTCGCTGAAATTAATAGAGACTACATAAAGTCTACATTCGCGAGGGAACCACCTCTCTCTTTCACGTTTAACGCAATGcttcaactgaaaaaaattactgaacaaaaaaatgggGAATTTATGCACTTCAACGTTTCCCACATAACCTGACAATTCCGGTTACATTTTCCCCACCACACCTAGGCAAAGGTCAAATCCCCACCCCCGGGGGAAAGGCCTCACAAATCAAATTCCCCTCTCTCCGGGCACAGAAAAGAGTCAAATGCCCAGGGTTTGCCCGGAGGCGGGGTGGGAGGGGGATGTTCAGGTTTCGATTAGATCGGCGCATTACAGTTACGTACCCCTAAGCATTCACACGATCTAAAACTAAAGTTCCTCCACTGAGACCTCTAGCCCCACCACAACACTTTTTCCTGACTAAATGTATGGCCATATCTTTGCACCATTACAACACtgaaacaacattttttcttttttcctaaCATTTTTACAGCTTTGCAAGAAGGCAGAAAACGTCGACGATATTGATCCAACGAATTCCTCTGTATTTaacaaagttctattttgacAAATCTGATATCTTAACCGATAAATAAACTCGCTCTTGTTCCCGGACGTTGTCTCTTCGTCATTTTATTCGCAATGACACATCGATCTTGTAAGCATGGCTTCCAACGGAacagatctgggtacgagttTACCATCTCAGAGGATACAATgaaggtaaaggtaaaggtaaaggtcacctttatttaacgtcggtagttccttcagtccTTCAAGCGAGAGACTGCTATCAgtggaagccgacggtgcgccctCTAAAGAAAGATGGTAATGCTACTATCagattaaaaaagtaaaataatccACACTCTGAGTACTTTTCTGAGGACCTTTTCAAGAGAATTTAGAACGGATTgagtatttttcattttctctatGCTTTCCAGGAGATTACCTGTTCAAAAAGATCACAACTAATGCTTGGTACACTGGTTTAGCACAAAACTCCAGAAGCACTGGCCGATCAATTATAGCAAATTATCTATCCTGATCAACTTGCGTGGTAGACTGGACCAATTGAAACCTTTTATGCAAACCGTTTCAACAGCAGTGAATATACACATGATTACATCTAGATAGACACTATTTCCGAGGCTAGGGTGTTGCCACTGTCACAAGAAATAAATATCACCCAATCCCACCTAATTTAGAGCAAACCACACAACTCATATTAGTCCATCAGCTGTTGCTGATTAGTCAACCAAATACACGGGAACAGCAACCAGTCTctcaaaaaattataaatgtgCATGATTTTTAAATCATTTCCCCATTTCTAAAGTGCCACACATGGATAATCGTGCAAAGCACCAGTTGAGGTACTAACGACAATAATACTCTCGGCTCCACTTCCGGCAACATGAACATGATTAATAGCACCATTGTTACCAAATTTAGAAACAAGATCAGGCAAGACTTTGCCAGGATTTCCACTGACAAAGCAAAGGTTTCCTGACAGAGGAACTGCTCCACAGAACTCCAGACTGTTAAATTTGATCAACACAGGAACACCAAGCCCAATGACTGTCCCACATAAGCAGGTATCTTTGCCATCACTGTTGACAGTGACAGACACTGCTCCTGAATATGGAAGTCCTACTGTGTCTGAATGAGTCGATGAAACCTTGAGGAAAATGACAGAAGAGAGACAAGTTTAAGAAGACTACAATAGATAAAGAGCTGATGGTCTTCACATACGGCAGAAAAATAGTTGTCAGGAGGAGATTGTTATCGCGAACAAACATAGAAAATGTGGGTAAAAGACCAACTATGTTTCCCTAAACTCTTGGACGAGGACTTAAAAGTTAGTCAAGTTTTTATCAGTGACAAACATTAATTGTGCTTGTGAACAAGGctgaatattaataattaatacttAGACTGTATGTTTCATGTGATTGCACATAACGCcagtttcagttttttccTCTGTACTCCATCTTTCCTCCCTCATCCAAAAAGGTTCTATACCTACATTAACAGTACACAACAAGGAAAACTTTTCACTGCATGGCAAAGAAACAAAGTGCTTCAAGCTTTCTAGATTTACCTCATGGCCTTTCTCTTTTGCAATGGCAGCAGAATTCACCAAATTGACTTCAGGTCCTTCCACAATTCCAGCTGATACAGCAGCAGTGATATAATGTCTTGCTGACTTTAGATCAGCTCCATGTGTCTTGACAGTAACCTGAGTGAACTTGCCTTTTGCAATAAATGCAGCAATTTTGCCTAGTTTATCACCCAAATTCAACCACGGCTGAGCTTCAGGCTTCAGAGCTTCAGTTAAGAATGTTGCATTTACCTACAAATAACAgaattaaaaaatacaaatgcaTCTAGTTTGGCAGTGAGGAACATGGATCTCTAGTATAAGTACAATAACATGACAGGTGATGAGGACCTTTCATGCAAATTTAAATGTtcaaataatgacaataacacTAATATAATACAACAACTTCAATCCAGGAagcaaaagaacaacaacagtaAATATTACCCTACTATTTTTCTGCAATAAcaatttataatattattgtcattattgtCATCTGAACATAGATTAAAGGCACTAGTCTCCTGCGATCCAGTGGTAGGGCAtccaatataattattttcagattGTTCAACTCAATGTTTGAATCATTTTACAATCATTCCAAGGCATCATTGAAAAATCATATCTTTGGCACAACTAGCATGAAAGAATAACCTACCACACCAAAGAGCGATTTTCCTTGAACAGCATCAACAAACTGTTCGGCAATTTCCTTTGCAACTCTAGTCTGTGCTTCTACTGTACTGGCACCAAGATGAGGACAAGCTATAACCTTTGGGTGCTGAACTAAATCAGCTGACACTCCTGTGAAAAACGTAAACCTGTTAAGACTTGACACTAAGAACTTCCAACCCACACCACAAGGATAAGAAGCCTGGATAAGAAGCCTGGACAACAAGCATTATTAGAGGCATATGGAGCTTTTGGTGCAATGCATGAGAGACAAaaggaacatttttttcattttctcatcCCGTGTGTCTCGTGCACTCTGCCAAAAACTCTAACAAGACTCCAATAATGCCTGCTGTCCAGGCTAGGATAACTCATTCCATAACTTAAGCACCATTGCAACTTGAAATTTGACCAGAAGAACTTTATTAGTTTACTCCTAGAACCTGGgtttttttgcctttaatttctctctttttcttgaCTGCCCAGAAGTTAAAAGGCTTTAATAAAGTATTTCTCAAAATGTCCAGAACATTAAGCACCACTTTATTTCAGCTCTCCCACCTGTTGGAGGCTCAGTCTCAAAGACATCAAGACCAGCACCAGCACATTGACCAGATTCCAAGGCTTTCAACAGGGACGCCTCATCGATAATTCCTCCACGAGCACAATTCACTACATATACTCCCTTCTTACAGAGGGGGAAGGTCTTGTCACCAAGAAGACCTgtagatgaaaacaaattctGATAAAACACTAGCTTAAATTTAATACTCCTTAGCCCATTACCCAAATTAATAAGGGGAAGGGTCTGTGCTCCGACATTTGAGTGCAGGCAAGGAGAGTTTTATAAACttaattatgataatattaatgaaCTATTAACTTATTCTTCACTTCAGtggttacaataattattgtttcttgcATTCTGATTGCATCACAAAGCCAGGATTATTAACCTCAGCTCAAATACTAAGCTCAAATACTACCATGATTGATCTCCTCTTCCCCATCAACATAATTTAACATAATTTAACTGCACCCTCAAAATTAATTAGACTTGATCAAAAGTAAATTAACTACCATATGGAGATTATAAATCCAATGTCTCAAGTGTCAGCTCTTTATCAGAATGACTTCCCTCACATAACAACCAAGTGGTACACTTTGTTTAAAAGCTAATCcctaaaaaaatgtttttattaaaatagacAATACAAACCTCTTGTCTGAGGTATGAGAGGTGTGTGTACAGTTATATAGTCTGCTTTTGGCCAAAGTTTATCTAACTCCATCCACTCAATGTCAAATTTTGCAGCTTCGTGAGCAGGAACAAGGGGATCATAACCAATGGTCTGTTTGttaaaagaacaacaaaagtATCTGAAGCTTCCATAACACTTTTTACTCTACAACGCAAGTGCAGATTCAGTTAGCAGAAAATGAATGTCTTCCGTGCTGTCCATTACCAGAGGATgtttaatttaataaaattattaacttagcaaaaaattattattcctaGTGGCAATAATTGCTTCcataaacaatattattatcataatgaTAAAAAGTTACTTACATCAAGTGCTTCCTATGGTAGATAAGTCCAAATAAGTTGAAAATGTCACAACATCTATCTTAgagtttatatttttttaatttttgcaaaaaaaaacacgaaataaataaatgcattACATGATTTGTTACCTATTATGCATCATCTTAAGAGAATAGTATGTTAGgacaaagattaaaaaaagttaTCTCACTGTCATTCCATATGACTGCATGCGATGAGCCACTTCCCTGCCAATTCTTCCTAATCCAACAATTGCCAGCGTCTTACCAAGTAGTTCACTTCCCATAtactaaaataaaacaaaaggcagagaaataaattaaataagccGACAAGCGTAGTCACATGCACCCTGTATGTCCAATTATATCAGAAATTAGTGACCCGAGTTTCATTTCATTGCCTTCTTGTTCAATTTCCTTTCTACCCAATTTCATTGTCactgaattttttgaaaaacagattTTATAGTGGATGTGGTTCCCAGTCATTTTTTAGTATTTCACTGACCagttgaataattttttcaatttataaGGGGACTGAGAGAGAAAACTAATGAGTCCAGTGATAGAGCAGATCTGTAGAAtgagtaaaacaaaaaagaactattgctttttttaattatttatttactggGCCCTCATTCAGATTGTGGTGGTATGCAGTTATCCTAAATAATTCCAGACCTTCTTCCTGTCCCATTTGCCTTCCCTCATGGAAGCAGCGGCCTGAGGGATGTGCCTATGAAAATAATCaccaaataaaatcaaatgtgGTATCAGCTCTACACATGAATATTGACACATTGCATGCTTACCTTGCTAGAGAACTAATCAAAACACAAGTTTGTTCTGCGGCACTCATGGTGTTACCTCCTGGAGTGctttaaaagaaacaacaatcaAGCCAATTAGAGGATTATCCAATCATTATTACTTTATTCTTTATTGACTTTGCCATAAATAAATCAACACAATACAACATTCTATAACAGATGAAAGATATCAGGTTTGAAGACAAGATAGGCAGACCACAACAGCAATGCCACTTTTCTATGGTCCCAAAATATGAACTTCCTGCCTTTTGTGAGAGTGTCAGAGAGTGTCTCCCTGATACTAACCATAACCAAATAGTGGTAAATTAAGTTCTTATCCTTATgttcacaacaacaaaaacacaaataaaaaaaggttgtTTGATTCATCCTCCATGTGTTAACATAGTCTCATAAAATGTGCCACacttaattattacaaattgaCAGGGAGGGGGAGGGTGAGGAGAGTGGATTTGACTGATGTCTTACTTGAGTGATCTCCTAGTTGTGTAACCAACGGCTCACCCAAATGTCACGCAATAACATTTGCTGAACTTCACTAAATTCTACAAGAAACACTAAGAGAATGGGTGATTTCTCTAAGGTAAAATACGCGCATTTTCATGTCAGCTGATTAAGAACACGATAAGGCAAATATTTATGGCAAAAAGAAATTCTATAGCTTTTTCCGCTTGACAGATCTCTTGTTGTGACAAATTGTAAAGTGACACCAGTACTTTCACAATTTATCCGTAATAGTACTTTGAATTCAAACTTAGTGTTTGGTCGCTGCATGCTTCTCAGTATTTTGCTTCTTGCTTAGATATTTGGGAATGTAGTAAGAGAGTAAAGTAAATTCAGGAGTTATTGAAATGTCAGACATTTTATGAAATCAAGTTCCGTCACTAAGTGATGTAAAAATgtataaattgaaaatgccagTGATTCATCGAAAAAGAAGAATGTAACGTGGCAAGTCATCAAGGAAAGAAATGACTGAAGAGAGCTTACTTCATCACAATGATTCCCTGAAGAGAAGCTGTGGGAATGTCGATGTTGTCCACTCCAGTGCCAGCTCGTCCGAttatttttagattctttCCAGCTTTGATTACATCTGCAGTGACTTTGGTGGCTGATCTGACGATCATCCCGTCATAATTCTTGGtgaagagaagagaagagcTGAGAAACGGCACTGACATTGAGATGAAGCTCAAAGGCCAAAACTCACCGATATTTCTGTCAAGAGCTCTTCCTTAGTCAACTTAGTTTTCAAGTCCACAGAGATGCCATTCGCTTCCAATACAGTCTTGCAACAGCTATCAACGCTATCACTGATCAAAACGCGCTTTAGATCTAAGGAAAATGCCATTCTTGGACAAATTTAAGACAACCCTCTCTTCGTTCCTACGGaagcaaaaataatgaaattttcCACGTGTCGCACTTGCCGAATCTTGTAGTCACACCTGCATCGTCTTATTGGTTAAGAATTCTAGAATCACGTGCTGGAAGTTCCCGCCATAATGCAAAAGTACACAAATGTCACGTAACTTTTGCTCGTCACGCAACTTGGACGGAGTTTTTCCAATGATTTCCTGGTAAATTGTCGCACTCGCTCAAGCATACACTGCAATCGGTGCATTTATATgtggaaaataataaaaatacaacGAACTGAGTACTACTAATAACACGTCTAGCATTGATTGAAGTCTCACACGAATCACTTAGCTCGATTGAAAAGAGACTGGGTACAGTTATGTTCATATTTATGTTCATATAATTTAAACAAATAGTATTGACAACGAACTGGAGCATACGTTACGTTTCGGAGTTTTGGCGAAAAGTTTATGAATTAATTGTGTTGtcgtgttttccgatgtcCTCCCGAGGGTACGAGGATGGCGtcagagacatcggaaaacacCATTTTCATTCGGTTCCAATTCACCCAGCCTCAGGACACCTTATCAACCATACACCGACCGTATCTTAAACAAGACAGCGCACGGAAGGAGAGCTGTCCTTCTAAAATTAAGCAGCAGATCATTCG
It includes:
- the LOC141881464 gene encoding D-3-phosphoglycerate dehydrogenase-like — translated: MAFSLDLKRVLISDSVDSCCKTVLEANGISVDLKTKLTKEELLTEISNYDGMIVRSATKVTADVIKAGKNLKIIGRAGTGVDNIDIPTASLQGIIVMNTPGGNTMSAAEQTCVLISSLARHIPQAAASMREGKWDRKKYMGSELLGKTLAIVGLGRIGREVAHRMQSYGMTTIGYDPLVPAHEAAKFDIEWMELDKLWPKADYITVHTPLIPQTRGLLGDKTFPLCKKGVYVVNCARGGIIDEASLLKALESGQCAGAGLDVFETEPPTGVSADLVQHPKVIACPHLGASTVEAQTRVAKEIAEQFVDAVQGKSLFGVVNATFLTEALKPEAQPWLNLGDKLGKIAAFIAKGKFTQVTVKTHGADLKSARHYITAAVSAGIVEGPEVNLVNSAAIAKEKGHEVSSTHSDTVGLPYSGAVSVTVNSDGKDTCLCGTVIGLGVPVLIKFNSLEFCGAVPLSGNLCFVSGNPGKVLPDLVSKFGNNGAINHVHVAGSGAESIIVVSTSTGALHDYPCVAL
- the LOC141881466 gene encoding plexin domain-containing protein 1-like isoform X1, whose protein sequence is MFLLDFMTGILFASSNHVFIIVATTWVILPRTNCSRLPTNEVLKTKRINSPSTEAVIKSRERRQLYGNNSIQDDHKYYTSLFVEDGGHLWTDLRYRAGSVRDDYLSSSNLAIKVIQLPFEFPFYGHYVTNATLTTGGFINLGKSKSRQLAEFQYVAPLMAHFNPSLNTKSSVHHFTDGTEFVVQWSDVIVDSHPEAGGFTFQCVLNKTGEIKFLYHKIPFPVQNISDEVHPVTIGISDAYYVDKLTHYYGIWRLFRTFYTYNAVQINQSWPGNNTAVIFRPKPSKTIYYFNWNIWHRTNRRMSSYNRCITARSCEECSERRESTAFNCFWCHKLTRCSDGFDRHRPEWLSSGCNSTGIHQVGKCFSQETHVEAKEKEGLAPWIIAVICAFAVVLFVFVAWLLYAFTHPNSRSGLCLIQLCKKAENVDDIDPTNSSVFNKVLF
- the LOC141881466 gene encoding plexin domain-containing protein 1-like isoform X2, whose translation is MFLLDFMTGILFASSNHVFIIVATTWVILPRTNCSRLPTNEVLKTKRINSPSTEAVIKSRERRQLYGNNSIQDDHKYYTSLFVEDGGHLWTDLRYRAGSVRDDYLSSSNLAIKVIQLPFEFPFYGHYVTNATLTTGGFINLGKSKSRQLAEFQYVAPLMAHFNPSLNTKSSVHHFTDGTEFVVQWSDVIVDSHPEAGGFTFQCVLNKTGEIKFLYHKIPFPVQNISDEVHPVTIGISDAYYVDKLTHYYGIWRLFRTFYTYNAVQINQSWPGNNTAVIFRPKPSCITARSCEECSERRESTAFNCFWCHKLTRCSDGFDRHRPEWLSSGCNSTGIHQVGKCFSQETHVEAKEKEGLAPWIIAVICAFAVVLFVFVAWLLYAFTHPNSRSGLCLIQLCKKAENVDDIDPTNSSVFNKVLF